Proteins from one bacterium genomic window:
- a CDS encoding heme-copper oxidase subunit III, whose translation MATAALRPEPAPQYPAIKPGMMGMYIFLASEVMFFGSLFAMYFYLYGSHFVWPPPPPSTANEFYVAVWPVPVINTIVLLSSGVTCHFAADAIARDDRRRFFVLQIATIILGLGFEFGQLYEFIAAFGRGLNMTANTFASAFFTMTGFHGAHVLGGLILLTLILFRAAKGQFSSQHHVGVAAVTLYWHFVDVVWIFLFGILYVGVALLR comes from the coding sequence ATGGCCACAGCCGCCCTGCGTCCGGAGCCGGCACCGCAGTACCCCGCGATCAAGCCGGGGATGATGGGCATGTACATCTTCCTCGCGTCCGAGGTGATGTTCTTCGGGAGCCTCTTCGCGATGTACTTCTACCTGTACGGCTCCCACTTCGTCTGGCCGCCGCCGCCGCCGAGCACCGCCAACGAGTTCTACGTTGCGGTCTGGCCGGTTCCGGTCATCAACACCATCGTGCTGCTGTCCAGCGGTGTCACCTGCCACTTCGCCGCCGACGCGATCGCTCGCGACGATCGGCGCCGGTTCTTCGTCCTGCAGATCGCCACGATCATCCTGGGGTTGGGATTCGAGTTCGGCCAGCTGTACGAGTTCATCGCCGCGTTCGGCCGCGGGCTCAACATGACAGCTAACACCTTCGCCAGCGCCTTCTTCACCATGACCGGCTTCCACGGCGCCCACGTGCTGGGCGGCCTGATCCTGCTCACGCTGATCCTGTTCCGGGCGGCGAAGGGCCAGTTCTCGTCCCAACACCACGTCGGGGTCGCCGCGGTCACGCTGTACTGGCACTTCGTCGACGTGGTCTGGATCTTCCTGTTCGGCATCCTTTACGTCGGTGTAGCGTTACTCAGATGA
- a CDS encoding FKBP-type peptidyl-prolyl cis-trans isomerase, translating to MPVVSYPDGLKYIDLAVGTGAVAKSGENATMQYTGWLSTGPMFDSSRRPGREPFTFQLGTAHVIAGWEEGIPGMKVGGRRKLIIPAALGYGPKGQTDPNTGAVVIPGNATLIFEVELLSVTPGPSPSPAPTPTP from the coding sequence TTGCCGGTGGTCAGCTACCCGGATGGACTGAAGTACATCGACCTCGCCGTCGGCACAGGTGCGGTCGCCAAGAGCGGCGAGAACGCGACCATGCAGTACACCGGCTGGCTGAGCACCGGCCCGATGTTCGACAGCAGCCGCCGGCCCGGCCGCGAGCCGTTCACGTTCCAACTCGGGACCGCTCACGTGATCGCGGGCTGGGAGGAGGGGATCCCGGGGATGAAGGTCGGGGGCAGGCGCAAGCTGATCATTCCCGCCGCGTTGGGTTACGGCCCCAAGGGCCAGACCGACCCCAACACCGGCGCCGTCGTCATTCCCGGCAACGCGACGTTGATCTTCGAGGTCGAGCTGCTGAGCGTGACGCCCGGACCGAGCCCTTCGCCGGCGCCGACACCGACTCCGTAG
- a CDS encoding peptidylprolyl isomerase has protein sequence MEKRTTPPPTVIDSTKHYSATVHTSRGDFVIAFVDAKTAPQTVNNFIYLAQNHFYDGLTFHRVVAGFVVQGGDPLGNGTGGPAYKLPDESNASKWPRGTVGMASSAAGVSGSQFFITLGDAPFLETSGVYNHFGQIGSGMEVVDKIQIGDTMSSIDITAS, from the coding sequence ATGGAAAAACGCACCACTCCCCCACCAACCGTGATCGACTCGACCAAGCATTACAGCGCGACCGTGCACACCTCGCGCGGCGACTTCGTCATCGCTTTCGTCGATGCGAAGACCGCGCCGCAAACGGTCAACAACTTCATCTACCTCGCCCAGAACCACTTCTATGACGGCCTCACCTTTCACCGCGTGGTCGCGGGCTTCGTCGTCCAGGGCGGTGATCCGCTCGGCAACGGGACCGGCGGGCCCGCCTACAAGCTGCCAGACGAAAGCAACGCGTCCAAATGGCCTCGCGGCACCGTCGGGATGGCCTCGAGCGCCGCGGGCGTGAGCGGATCCCAGTTCTTCATCACGCTCGGCGACGCGCCGTTTCTCGAGACGAGCGGCGTCTACAACCACTTCGGCCAGATCGGCTCTGGGATGGAGGTCGTGGACAAGATCCAGATCGGCGACACGATGAGCTCCATCGACATCACGGCCTCGTGA
- the coxB gene encoding cytochrome c oxidase subunit II, which translates to MVDEPRRPQPAARAVDVHVRVGHVHVSGSLGGRHSRFWILSRWGDGHRPRVAIRASIYLTAVTRGRMPLALLGLFGAAFALNACGGISPIFPTPVSPNGQGIYNTYIGISIPAIIIFLGVEGALLWVAIRYRRSRQPAGYVPPQIHGHTGLEVLWTVTPIIIVLAIAVYSFAELQRDFQPVSNPDMTVVVSGHQFGWNYTYPQGFTLHQEGTLAGDVTPFVVPVNTLVKLQFQSTDVIHSWWVPAISGKTDTVPGYDNFSWLKIARPGSWHGECAELCGAGHSTMQIIVQAMDKSDYEQWVQMQIAAANPSPSPSPSPSPSPSPSASPSGSPSASPSASPSTSPSASPS; encoded by the coding sequence ATGGTCGACGAACCGCGCCGTCCTCAGCCCGCAGCGCGGGCAGTCGACGTCCATGTCCGGGTTGGACACGTCCACGTATCGGGGTCTCTTGGCGGCCGCCACAGTCGGTTTTGGATTCTATCGCGGTGGGGTGACGGGCATCGGCCCCGGGTCGCGATCAGAGCGTCGATATACTTGACCGCCGTGACACGTGGGCGCATGCCTCTCGCACTGCTGGGACTTTTTGGCGCCGCTTTCGCACTCAACGCCTGCGGCGGCATATCGCCCATCTTTCCCACCCCGGTCTCGCCCAACGGGCAGGGCATCTACAACACATACATCGGGATCTCGATCCCGGCGATCATCATCTTCCTCGGCGTCGAAGGGGCTCTGCTCTGGGTCGCCATTCGCTATCGCCGCTCGCGACAGCCGGCGGGCTACGTGCCGCCGCAGATCCACGGCCACACCGGGCTGGAGGTGTTGTGGACGGTCACGCCGATCATCATCGTGCTGGCGATCGCCGTGTATAGCTTCGCCGAGCTGCAGAGGGACTTCCAGCCGGTCAGCAACCCGGATATGACCGTCGTCGTGTCGGGCCACCAGTTCGGTTGGAACTACACCTACCCGCAGGGCTTCACGCTCCACCAGGAAGGCACGCTTGCCGGGGACGTGACCCCCTTTGTGGTCCCGGTGAACACACTGGTCAAGCTGCAGTTCCAGAGCACGGACGTCATCCACTCGTGGTGGGTGCCGGCGATCTCCGGGAAAACCGACACCGTCCCCGGCTACGACAACTTCTCATGGCTGAAGATCGCGCGGCCGGGCAGCTGGCACGGAGAGTGCGCCGAGCTCTGCGGCGCCGGCCACAGCACGATGCAGATCATCGTCCAGGCGATGGATAAGTCCGACTACGAGCAGTGGGTGCAGATGCAGATTGCAGCGGCGAACCCGTCGCCGTCGCCGTCACCGTCACCATCTCCCTCACCTTCGCCCTCGGCATCTCCGAGTGGATCTCCGTCCGCATCTCCGAGCGCCTCCCCGTCCACCAGCCCATCCGCCTCACCGAGCTAG
- a CDS encoding MFS transporter produces MDWRRNLAALWFAEFTALLGFSFAFPFLSIFISHDLGVQSGRDLDLWTAAAASASGLAMAIASPVWGVLGDRWGRKPMLIRSMVGGAVTVGLMYLAQDPTQLVILRFAQGATSGTVAAATALVAAETPRSRVGWALGVVTSAVALGGAIGPVIGGIAGALFGLRLVFLGGGVLLLISMLPVLIIVRESPLARRDRSRPGTFAVIDQRPGARRALSVLVAAQGLVSVANSATQQLVVLRLLEMLTSGVAAVTGVAFGLAGVASSGSAVFYTAVTRRFGYVRTTAVASVLIAAAVALIAIAPWAAVVVGAIGLNGLLSGVVIPATASMIGLETPPEAQSTVFGINASSVAFGFFLGPLIGGGVAATAGVPAALIVIAVLALGLAGLMAAGAREPAR; encoded by the coding sequence GTGGACTGGCGCCGCAACCTGGCGGCGCTTTGGTTCGCCGAATTCACCGCGCTCCTCGGATTCAGCTTCGCCTTCCCGTTCCTGTCGATCTTCATCTCGCACGACCTCGGCGTCCAGTCCGGCCGCGACCTGGACCTGTGGACGGCGGCCGCCGCCAGCGCTTCAGGGCTGGCGATGGCGATCGCGAGTCCGGTGTGGGGGGTGCTCGGGGACCGGTGGGGACGCAAACCGATGCTCATCCGGTCGATGGTCGGCGGCGCGGTGACAGTTGGATTGATGTACCTGGCGCAGGACCCGACCCAGCTGGTGATCCTCCGCTTCGCGCAGGGGGCGACGAGCGGGACGGTGGCCGCGGCCACGGCGCTGGTCGCCGCTGAAACGCCGCGCAGCCGCGTCGGCTGGGCGCTGGGCGTGGTCACATCGGCGGTCGCGCTCGGCGGCGCGATCGGGCCTGTCATCGGCGGCATCGCCGGCGCGCTGTTCGGCCTGCGGCTGGTGTTCCTGGGCGGAGGCGTCCTGCTCCTCATCTCGATGCTCCCCGTGCTCATCATCGTGCGGGAGAGCCCGCTTGCACGACGAGACCGATCCCGGCCCGGTACGTTCGCGGTCATCGACCAGCGGCCCGGCGCCCGGCGCGCGCTGAGCGTACTGGTCGCGGCCCAGGGCCTGGTCAGCGTGGCCAATTCCGCTACGCAGCAGCTCGTCGTGCTGCGGCTGCTGGAGATGCTCACGAGCGGGGTGGCCGCCGTCACCGGGGTGGCGTTCGGCCTGGCCGGCGTCGCCAGCAGCGGATCGGCCGTCTTCTACACCGCCGTCACCAGGCGGTTCGGCTATGTTCGGACGACGGCCGTGGCCTCGGTGCTGATCGCCGCGGCGGTGGCGCTGATCGCCATCGCGCCGTGGGCCGCGGTGGTGGTGGGAGCCATCGGCTTGAACGGATTGCTCAGCGGCGTGGTCATCCCCGCGACGGCGAGCATGATCGGGCTCGAGACGCCGCCCGAGGCTCAGAGCACCGTGTTTGGGATCAACGCAAGCTCGGTGGCATTTGGATTCTTCCTCGGTCCGCTCATCGGCGGCGGCGTGGCCGCCACCGCGGGCGTGCCCGCCGCCCTGATCGTCATCGCCGTCCTCGCGCTCGGCCTCGCCGGGCTGATGGCGGCCGGCGCCCGCGAGCCGGCGCGGTGA